The following are encoded in a window of Balaenoptera ricei isolate mBalRic1 chromosome 1, mBalRic1.hap2, whole genome shotgun sequence genomic DNA:
- the SMIM12 gene encoding small integral membrane protein 12 isoform X1, with translation MTAVVLHKLFQRPNCCIKQGALLHCSAWGGCSVNCARLPDVMWPVLWTVVRTYAPYVTFPVAFVVGAVGYHLEWFIRGKDPQPAEEEKSISERREDRKLDELLGKDHTQVVSLKDKLEFAPKAVLNRNRPEKN, from the exons ATGACTGCGGTGGTTTTACACAA ATTGTTTCAGAGACCCAACTGTTGCATAAAGCAAGGTGCCCTCTTGCATTGCTCTGCATGGGGTGGATGCTCAGTAAATTGTGCCAGGCTGCCTG ATGTCATGTGGCCTGTGCTTTGGACCGTGGTGCGTACCTATGCTCCCTATGTCACCTTTCCCGTGGCCTTCGTGGTTGGGGCTGTGGGCTACCACCTGGAATGGTTCATCCGGGGGAAGGATCCCCAGCCTGCGGAGGAGGAGAAGAGCATCTCGGAGCGCCGGGAGGACCGCAAGCTGGATGAGCTGCTAGGCAAGGACCACACCCAGGTCGTGAGCCTTAAGGACAAGCTGGAATTTGCCCCTAAAGCTGTCCTGAACAGAAACCGCCCAGAGAAGAATTAA
- the SMIM12 gene encoding small integral membrane protein 12 isoform X2, whose amino-acid sequence MWPVLWTVVRTYAPYVTFPVAFVVGAVGYHLEWFIRGKDPQPAEEEKSISERREDRKLDELLGKDHTQVVSLKDKLEFAPKAVLNRNRPEKN is encoded by the coding sequence ATGTGGCCTGTGCTTTGGACCGTGGTGCGTACCTATGCTCCCTATGTCACCTTTCCCGTGGCCTTCGTGGTTGGGGCTGTGGGCTACCACCTGGAATGGTTCATCCGGGGGAAGGATCCCCAGCCTGCGGAGGAGGAGAAGAGCATCTCGGAGCGCCGGGAGGACCGCAAGCTGGATGAGCTGCTAGGCAAGGACCACACCCAGGTCGTGAGCCTTAAGGACAAGCTGGAATTTGCCCCTAAAGCTGTCCTGAACAGAAACCGCCCAGAGAAGAATTAA